The DNA window GAGCTGCGTCGCAAGGTGGGGGTGGTGTTTCAGAATCACCAGCTTTTGTTCGACCGCAGCGTGTTCGACAATGTCGCGCTGCCGCTGATTATTGCCGGATATGCCCACCGGGATGTGGGGCGCCGGGTGCGGGCGGCGCTGGATAAGGTGGGGCTGCTCGACAAGGAGCGGCAGAACCCGATCAGTTTGTCCGGGGGCGAGCAGCAGCGGGTGGGCATTGCCAGAGCCGTGGTGAACAAGCCGGATCTGCTGCTGGCCGATGAGCCCACCGGTAACCTCGATCCGCAGCTGTCCGCCGAAATTATGCGTTTGTTTGAGCAGTTCAATCAGGTGGGGGTCACGGTGTTGATCGCCACCCACGATTTGGGCTTGATTGCCCGCATGCCCTACCGCTTGCTCACCCTGCGGCAGGGGCAATTGGTTACCGCCGGGGTAGCGCGCGATGACTAAGCGTCGTCTCAAAGCCCTGACCGACCCCGCGCCCGCTCGCAAGGAAGCCGCGCCCGGGGCCCGCCTGCGCAAACAAAGTTTTCGGGACCGCCTGGCCAGCTATCGCAGCCACCACCGGCAAGTCGGCATGGACAGCTTCAAGCGAATGCTGCGCCGACCGGCCACTACCTTGATGACCTGGCTGGTGATCGCCATTGCCCTGGCCTTGCCCACGGGTTTGCATGTTGGCCTGAATAACGTCAATGCCCTGAGTGGTGGCTGGGAAGGGGCGGCGCGGTTGTCGCTGTTCCTGAAAAAGGGGCTTGCCGATGGCGATGCCCAGGCGCTGGCAGGCCAGCTCAGTAGTGTCGAAGGGGTGGCCAAGGTCGACTACATCTCACCAGAGGTCGCGCTGGACGAGTTCCGCCAGGCCTCCGGCTTTGGCAAGGTGCTGGATGAGCTGGACGGCAATCCGCTGCCGGGTTTGTTGGTGGTCACTCCGCTGCATAGCCACAGCTCGGCTGAGGCGGTTGTGGCGCTGGAGGCCCAGTTCAAGTCGCTGCCGGCGGTGGATTTGATCAAACTGGATATGGAGTGGATTCAGCGGCTCAATAGCATCACCGAACTGCTGGCGCGAATGACCCTGGCTCTGGCGGCAATGTTGGGGTTGGGGGTGCTTTTAATTGTTGGCAATACCATCAAACTGGCCATTGAGGGCCGCCGGGATGAGATTCTGGTGGTCAAGCTGGTGGGTGGCACCAACGCCTTTGTGCGGCGACCCTTCCTTTATACCGGCCTCTGGTACGGTTTGGGCGGCGGGGTGGTCGCCTGGCTGCTGGTGCAGGCGGGGCTGATCTGGCTGTCCGGCCCGGTCAGCCGTTTGAGCGCCCTGTATGGCAGCGAATTTTCGTTGCTGGGGTTGGGCTTTGTCGACAGCCTGCTGCTGTGGCTCTTTGGGGCCCTGCTGGGGCTGGGGGGCGCTTGGTTGGTGGTGGGGCGCGAGCTGCGGGCCATTGAGCCCCGCTAATTGCTCGACGCCGCGCCAGTTGTTGCGACTGAGTATTTGCGTTATCTTCTAGGCCAGAGAAAATGAGGCTTTCGGCCTGAAATGAGCACTGGGTTTGGGCCGGCGAGGCTTGAACTTTTGTAGAATTCAGACTCTAATAATTGCCCGCCCATGATGGGTTTTCGTTCGATTTTAGGAGGATGTGCAATGAGCAGCACCCAACTGCAGCCGATGCAGCAGCTTGTGCCTGGTGGTGACCTCTCTGCATATATTCAAACAGTTTGCAGCATTCCGGTTCTGACCGCAGAACGCGAGAAGGAGCTGGCCGAGGAGCTATTCTACCAGGGCAACCTGGAGGCGGCCCGCCAACTGGTCATGTCCCACCTGCGTTTTGTGGTGCACATTGCCAAGAGTTATACCGGCTATGGCCTGCCCCAGGCTGACCTGATCCAGGAAGGCAATGTTGGTCTGATGAAGGCGGTTAAACGCTTTGACCCCGAAAAGGGTGTGCGGCTGGTGTCCTTCGCCGTGCACTGGATCAAGGCAGAAATTCACGAGTACGTGCTGCGTAACTGGCGCATCGTCAAAGTCGCCACCACCAAAGCCCAACGTAAACTGTTCTTCAATCTGCGCAGCGCCAAAAAAGAGCTGGCTTGGCTGAACAACGACGAAGTACACGCTGTGGCTGAGGACCTTGGGGTTGATGTGGCAGAAGTGCGCCGCATGGAAGGCCGCCTGAGCTCGGTGGACATCGGTTTTGACGCCGATGCCGACGACGAGACCGGCCCCGTGGCACCCGTGCACTACCTTGAGGACAACAGCAGCGATCCCGCGCTGGTGCTCGAAGCCGATGACTGGGAAGAGAGCAGCCATCAGCAATTGAGCTATGCGCTGAGTGAATTGGATGAGCGCAGCCGCGATATTCTGCAGGCCCGCTGGCTGGGTGAGAACAAAGCCACTCTGCATGAGTTGGCCGACCGCTATGGTGTCTCTGCCGAGCGCATTCGCCAGCTGGAGCAAGCGGCCATGAAAAAACTCCGGGCCGCGATGGAAGCCTAAGGCTGCACCGGCAATGACAGAACCCCGCTTCGGCGGGGTTCTTCGTTTCTGGCGACTGTTTTTCTACTCTCCCGCGGCTGTGGCCCGCGGGAATCTCGGTACGACCGCTGTGCAGGCCTCGCGGAGCATCGGTGCCCGCGTCGGAATCATGCTTATCACCTGCATGTAAAAAGACGAAGCGCGAAAGCCTCTCTGTCGCTGGGAAGCGAAGTTAGGGGCAGTATTTGTCCTCCGGGAGCGGATCTCCCTTTTGGTCGGCCGCCGGAATTTGTCTACAATAGCGCCTCTTTTCACAGTGTGGGATCGATATGGCCTCAGTGAGTCTGTTTGTTACCGCGATTTTCGGTTTTCTGGCCGTGGCTCTGGGCGCGTTTGGCGCCCATGGATTAAAGGACCGGCTGAGCGCCGATATGCTGGCGGTCTACCACACCGCGGTGCAGTACCATTTTGTGCATACCCTGGCATTGCTGGGTGTCAGCATCTTGCTGCACCAGGGGGCTCAACACGGCGCACTCAAAGCCAGTGTCTGGTTGTTTGCCGTCGGTATTCTGATTTTCAGTGGCAGTTTGTATGCCCTGGCCATCACCAATATCCGCATTCTCGGGGCCATTACACCCATTGGCGGCGTGCTGTTTCTGCTGGGCTGGTTGAGTTTGGCGGTGGCGGCCTGGAAGGGGCTGTCATGAGCGAGTTAACCGGCGAAAAGACGCTGCGCCGCATCCGCAGTTTTGTACTCCGTACCGGCCGCATGACCGAGGGGCAAAAGCGGGCCTACGACTTTCACTGGCCGAGCAAAGGCCTGGAGGTCGCTTCAGGCAGCCTGGACCTGACTGAGGTATTTGGTCGCGAGGCACCCACGGTGCTGGAGATCGGCTTTGGCATGGGCGATTCCCTGGCCGCGATGGCAGAAGCAGCACCTGACCACAACTTTATCGGGGTGGAAGTTCACCGCCCCGGTGTGGGCCGGTTGATGCACCTCATCGATGAAGCCGGCTTGACCAACCTGAGGGCTTACTGCCACGACGCGGTTGAAGTGCTCGAGACCTGTATTCCCGATGAACGCCTGAGCCGAGTGCAGGTGTACTTCCCCGACCCCTGGCATAAAAAAAAGCACCACAAACGGCGGCTGATTCAGGCGGACTTCGTCCAATTGTTGCGCCGAAAATTAAAACTCGGCGGCGTGATTCATTTAGCCACCGACTGGGAAAACTACGCCGAGCATATGATGGAGGTGATGACCGCCGCCGATGGCTTCAGCAATCAGGCCGGAGAGTTGCAGTTTTCGCCCAGACCGGAGTATCGGCCTGTCACCAAATTTGAAAAGCGTGGTGAGCGCCTTGGTCACGGTGTGTGGGACTTGCTGTTTGAGCGGGTGAGCTAGGCGGGAAGTATTCTCCTTAATGGTTCCTTACTACGTTCTCTGAGCGCAGCGAAGAGCCCACGAACGGAAGCAGGGCAGCGAGGCCTGTGCCGATACCGATGGACCCTTCCCTCACGGTCAGGGAACGACGATTGTCATTGCTCTTCGAGTTACCTCTTACTGCGTTCTCTGGGCATAGCGAAGAGCCCTCGAACGAAGGCAGGGCGGCGAGGCCTGTGCCAATGCCGATGGACCCTTCCCTTGCGGTCAGGGAACGATTGTCATTGCCCTTCGATCACCTCTTACTGCGTTCTCTGAGTGTAGCGAAGAGCCCATGAACGAAGGCACGGTGTTGGGATTATTCTGCCATTGCCCGTGGCCCCTTCCCTGGCGGTCAGGGCGCGATGTGGTGGGGGTTGGCGCGGAGCGGGGTGCGGAGTGAGGTGCTCTGCCCCGACCGCCTTCCTCGACGTTCTCTGAGCGCAGCGAAGAGCCCACGAACGAAGGCAGGGCAGCGAGTCCTGTGCCAATGTCGGTTGCCCCTCCCTTCGTGGCCGGGGAGCGTGAGTGGCGGTTGCTGACCAGCGCCTAGCGTGCCGACTCCGGCAATACCACCCATTCCGGCTCTTCGAACTCTCCCAGCGGCCGGATCTCGCAGCAATGCGCGGCGCTTTGAATGATAGCTTTGACCGTCTCATTCGGTTGAGACTCCATGAAATCACGCTGGGTTTTACTGTCCCACTCTGCAATCGCTATCAACACGCTGGGGTCACCAATTTTGCGATGCAGGCGGGTACCTCGAGCGCCCGGGGCCTGCTGGATAATTTCGCTGGCGCGAACCCAGGCATCGGCATATTCCTCGGCGGTGTAGCCCGGCTTAATGTGCACTTCAAACAGGTATTTCATGTGTGTCTCCCATCGCGGTGGCCATTTAGCATCAACATTTTCTCGCCTATTACGGTATCTAATCCCCCGATGGTTTATCACCCTGATTTGGCGGGTCGTCATCATTTAATCCCATACACGTTTTAGTGCGCGATTGCTGGCCTTGAGTGTGGGTTAACGCAATCGCGCGAGCCGTAAAAAGCATGGCGCCAATGAGGCTCAACTCGGGCCAGAACGGAGGGCGGATCAGACTGGATGCTCCCCAAGGCAAATAGTACTATTCGATAACATACCGTTCGGTTGGGTTATTTTTTATATTTTCAATAATAGTCAGGATATAGACCATGCAAAGAGAGCATCATCTGCTTAGCGTTAACGGGGCGAGGATTCATGCGGTGACCGAGGGGCAGGGCCCCCTGGTGTTATTAATTCACGGTTTTCCTGAGTCCTGGTACTCCTGGCGGCACCAGCTGACCGCCTTGGCCGAGGCCGGATATCGGGCAGTGGCCATTGATCAGCGCGGCTACGGTCGCTCCTCCAAGTTTTATCAGACCGAGGAATACAGCATTCACAAGCTGGTTGATGATGCGGTGGGTGTGGTGAAAGCACTTGGCGAAGAGCAGGCGGTGGTGGTTGGCCATGACTGGGGTGCGCCGGTGGCATGGACGGCGGCCTGGCTTTATCCCGAGACTTTTCGGGCGGTGGTGGGAATGAGTGTTCCCTTCGCGGGGCGTGGCTTGGTTTCCCTACCGGGTGCGCCTTTTGGCGAGATTCGCCCCAATGATATTCATCGCGATATCGCTGGTCCCGAAGCCGATTTTTATCAGGATTACTTCGCCGCCCGGTCTGCGGTGATCACTGAAATTGAAGCAGATGTGCGCAGCTGGCTGCGGGACATAGTGGTCATGCTCTCCGGCGATACGCCCGAGGCGTTCAAGCCGGTACTGGCCGGGCAGACTACGCTCGAAGGCATTCGCAATGGCGGGTTATGTATTCTCCACGGCAGTCGCCTTAAAGATAACCTTGTGCCCACGGAGACCCTGCCCGCGTGGTTCAATGAGCAGGACTTGGATTTTTACACTGCCGAGTTTGAGCGCTCCGGCCTGATCGGGCCGCTGAGTTTTTATAGCAACATCGACAGCAACTGGTTTGCCCTCGCTGAGTACGAGGGTCGCCCCCTGACCCAGCCGTCGCTGTTTATTGGCGGCGAATTTGATGTGGCAACCAACTGGGGGCGGGAAGCAATCGCGCGGGCGGCTGACCATTTGACGGATTTTCGCGGTAGCCACATTTTGGAAGGAAGCGGGCACTGGATTCAGCAAGAGTATCCAGAGCAGACTAACCGCCTGCTGGTAGAGTTTCTTGGTGGATTAAAATGAGGAAGGCGGTTGGGGCGGTGCAGCCCACAACGCGCGCCCACCATATCGTTCCCTGACCGTGAGGGAAGGGTCCATCGGCATCGGCACAGGCCTCGCCGCCCTGCCTTCGCTCATGGGCTCTTCGCTATGCTCAGAGAGCGTCGAGGAAGGCGGTCGGGGCTGAGCACCTCACAATGCGCCAACCTCACCACATCGTTCCCTGACCGTGAGGGAGGGGTCCATGGTAATGGCACAGGTCGCGCTGCCCTGCTTTCGTTCGTGGGCTCTTCGCTGCGCTCAGAGAGCGTCTAGGGAGGGGGCGGCGCGGAGCACCTCTCGCCGTGCCCCCACCATATCGTTCCCTGACCGCTAGGGAAGGGGCCTTGGTAATGGCACGGGTCTCGCTGCCCTGCCTTCGTTCGTGGGCTCTTCGCTATGCTCAGAGAACGTCGAGGAAGGCGGTTGGGGCGGAGCACCTCACAATGCGCCAACCTCACCACATCGCTCCCTGACCGTGAGGGAAGGGTCCATGGTGATGGCACGGGTCTCGCTGCTCTGCCTTCGTTCGTGGGCTCTTCGCTGCGCTCAGAGAACGTCGAGGAATGCGGTCAGGGGCGGGCGCCCCTCAATGCGCCGACTCCCACCATATCGTTCCCTGACCGCTAGGGAAGGGGCCATGGTAATGGCACGGGTCTCGCTGCTCTGCTTTCGTTTGTGGACTCTTCGCTGCGCTCAGAGAGCGTCGAGGAAGGTGGTCGGGGCTGAGCACCTCACAACGCGCCAACCTCACCACATCGCTCCCTGACCGTGAGGGAAGGGTCCATGGTAATGGCACAGGTCGCGCTGCCCTTCCTTCGTTCGTGGGCTCTTCGCTGCGCTCAGAGAGCGTCGAGGAATGCGGTCGGGGCGGAGCACCTCACAACGCGCCAACCCCACCATATCGTTCCCTGACCGTGAGGGAAGGGTCCAGAGATCGCCGTGAGAGGGGCTAGCCTCTGCTGTAGTTATACCTGCAAATACTTCAGCGCAATCACCGCGGCGGCGGTGCGATTCTCTACGTGGAGTTTGCGGAATAACTGTTCCAGGTGCTTGTTGATGGTCCGGGGGCTGGTGCCGAGGATGGTGCCGACTTCCCGGTTGGTTTTTCCCCGGGCAATCCACAGCAACACTTCGGCTTCTCGTTCGGTGAGGGGCAGATTTTCCCGGAGCAGTTCGATTTCGCTGGGCCGCTCAAGGTCAATCAGTTGCAGCAGAAACTCGCCGGGTTCGGTCTGGCTGATGTAGCGCACTTCCAGCGGTTTGTCGCCGGATTTCAGCAGCAGGCCTTTTTCTTTGTTGTAGTGGGGGGCAAAGATTTGCCGGAGCTGGTTGGGCAGGTCGGTTTCCAGCCACTGGCCATCCAGGCCGGAACTCTCCAGCAGATGAAAGGCCTGGGGGGTGGTCCATAGCAAGCTGCCATCGGCGGAGGCGGAGATCAGAAACTGACCGGCGGAATCCAGTGCGAGACGGGCGCTGAGGGTTAGGCGGGCATTACTGAGGTGGACCTTCATTCTGGCGACCAGCTCTTCGCCGCGTACCGGCTTGGTGATGTAGTCCACGCCGCCGGCTTCAAAGCCTTTGACGATACTTTCGGTGTCGCTCAGCCCGGTCATAAAGATCACGGGAATATGGCTGAGGTCCCGGTTGGCCTTTAATTGCCGACAGGTTTCAAAGCCGTCCATGCCGGGCATCAACGCGTCCATCAGGATAATGTCCGGGGTGATATTGGCGGCTAT is part of the Spongiibacter taiwanensis genome and encodes:
- the ftsE gene encoding cell division ATP-binding protein FtsE → MIQFDQVSKRYPGGFEALKQLSFHMPRGDMRFLTGHSGAGKSSLLKLIMMMERPSAGQVIVGGLNLTRLPARRIPELRRKVGVVFQNHQLLFDRSVFDNVALPLIIAGYAHRDVGRRVRAALDKVGLLDKERQNPISLSGGEQQRVGIARAVVNKPDLLLADEPTGNLDPQLSAEIMRLFEQFNQVGVTVLIATHDLGLIARMPYRLLTLRQGQLVTAGVARDD
- the ftsX gene encoding permease-like cell division protein FtsX; this translates as MTKRRLKALTDPAPARKEAAPGARLRKQSFRDRLASYRSHHRQVGMDSFKRMLRRPATTLMTWLVIAIALALPTGLHVGLNNVNALSGGWEGAARLSLFLKKGLADGDAQALAGQLSSVEGVAKVDYISPEVALDEFRQASGFGKVLDELDGNPLPGLLVVTPLHSHSSAEAVVALEAQFKSLPAVDLIKLDMEWIQRLNSITELLARMTLALAAMLGLGVLLIVGNTIKLAIEGRRDEILVVKLVGGTNAFVRRPFLYTGLWYGLGGGVVAWLLVQAGLIWLSGPVSRLSALYGSEFSLLGLGFVDSLLLWLFGALLGLGGAWLVVGRELRAIEPR
- the rpoH gene encoding RNA polymerase sigma factor RpoH; this encodes MSSTQLQPMQQLVPGGDLSAYIQTVCSIPVLTAEREKELAEELFYQGNLEAARQLVMSHLRFVVHIAKSYTGYGLPQADLIQEGNVGLMKAVKRFDPEKGVRLVSFAVHWIKAEIHEYVLRNWRIVKVATTKAQRKLFFNLRSAKKELAWLNNDEVHAVAEDLGVDVAEVRRMEGRLSSVDIGFDADADDETGPVAPVHYLEDNSSDPALVLEADDWEESSHQQLSYALSELDERSRDILQARWLGENKATLHELADRYGVSAERIRQLEQAAMKKLRAAMEA
- a CDS encoding DUF423 domain-containing protein; amino-acid sequence: MASVSLFVTAIFGFLAVALGAFGAHGLKDRLSADMLAVYHTAVQYHFVHTLALLGVSILLHQGAQHGALKASVWLFAVGILIFSGSLYALAITNIRILGAITPIGGVLFLLGWLSLAVAAWKGLS
- the trmB gene encoding tRNA (guanosine(46)-N7)-methyltransferase TrmB, giving the protein MSELTGEKTLRRIRSFVLRTGRMTEGQKRAYDFHWPSKGLEVASGSLDLTEVFGREAPTVLEIGFGMGDSLAAMAEAAPDHNFIGVEVHRPGVGRLMHLIDEAGLTNLRAYCHDAVEVLETCIPDERLSRVQVYFPDPWHKKKHHKRRLIQADFVQLLRRKLKLGGVIHLATDWENYAEHMMEVMTAADGFSNQAGELQFSPRPEYRPVTKFEKRGERLGHGVWDLLFERVS
- a CDS encoding antibiotic biosynthesis monooxygenase family protein codes for the protein MKYLFEVHIKPGYTAEEYADAWVRASEIIQQAPGARGTRLHRKIGDPSVLIAIAEWDSKTQRDFMESQPNETVKAIIQSAAHCCEIRPLGEFEEPEWVVLPESAR
- a CDS encoding alpha/beta fold hydrolase yields the protein MQREHHLLSVNGARIHAVTEGQGPLVLLIHGFPESWYSWRHQLTALAEAGYRAVAIDQRGYGRSSKFYQTEEYSIHKLVDDAVGVVKALGEEQAVVVGHDWGAPVAWTAAWLYPETFRAVVGMSVPFAGRGLVSLPGAPFGEIRPNDIHRDIAGPEADFYQDYFAARSAVITEIEADVRSWLRDIVVMLSGDTPEAFKPVLAGQTTLEGIRNGGLCILHGSRLKDNLVPTETLPAWFNEQDLDFYTAEFERSGLIGPLSFYSNIDSNWFALAEYEGRPLTQPSLFIGGEFDVATNWGREAIARAADHLTDFRGSHILEGSGHWIQQEYPEQTNRLLVEFLGGLK
- a CDS encoding response regulator transcription factor — translated: MLNDTLDEAGVTVLVALEGNQALTIAANITPDIILMDALMPGMDGFETCRQLKANRDLSHIPVIFMTGLSDTESIVKGFEAGGVDYITKPVRGEELVARMKVHLSNARLTLSARLALDSAGQFLISASADGSLLWTTPQAFHLLESSGLDGQWLETDLPNQLRQIFAPHYNKEKGLLLKSGDKPLEVRYISQTEPGEFLLQLIDLERPSEIELLRENLPLTEREAEVLLWIARGKTNREVGTILGTSPRTINKHLEQLFRKLHVENRTAAAVIALKYLQV